The window aaattttaaacatacATCAAGAGGCAAGGATTGAAATTTTGGCCAAGAAGCATGCAAAACTTTCTGAAGTGTTTGGTTTCAGTCAGCTTTTGCCGGGTTTTCATCTAATTTTGGTCGGCTCCACCAGTTTCTGCTGAAACTGATTATATATGCTATTTTTGTTGATGATGTGAATGATTTTGACTAAAGTCAATTTTCAgccatattttcatttatttatttaaaattaaaaaaaaatatggatgaCAAATCTAACTTATGAGAAACAAGTTCTTTCTTAACATTAACCAtatacttgatttttttttaaaatttaaaaccattttgGTGGTTTTAATAAATTAAGAAGAAGGTAGAGTTTCCTAGATATAACAGAATATTTTGGGtaccaaaaataaattttaaagagAAATAGGAGAAAACAGTTCCAGATTTACACTTGGATTAGCTACATGTTAGATTAAATCCTTAAACATTTAGATTATATATATCTGACTGTAGTCTTCTTCATACCTAGTAGATGATAATTTGTACACCGCCATTGGTACTTAGCATGATGGTAATTATTATATGGAGCTTCGTATGGTTAGAACGGACCTGAAACCAAAGTAATGTCCATTGTACTGTTATTCAGCCATCATATTAAGCCATGgtttcttcaaattttaaacatacATCAAGAGGCAAGGATTGAAATTTTGGCCAAGAAGCATGCAAAACTTTCTGAAGTGTTTGGTTTCAGTCAGCTTTTGCCggattttcatctaattttggTTGGCTCCACCAGTTTCTGCTGAAACTGATTATATATGCTATTTTTGTTGATGATGTGAATGATTTTGACTAAAGTCAATTTTCAgccatattttcatttatttatttaaaattaaaaaataatatggatGACAAATCTAACTTATGAGAAACAAGTTCTTTCTTAACATTAAccatatatttgatttttttttaaaatttaaaaccattttgGTGGTTTTAATAAATTAAGAAGAAGGTAGAGTTTCCTAGATATAACAGAATATTTTGGGtaccaaaaataaattttaaagagAAATAGGAGAAAACAGTTCCAGATTTACACTTGGATTAGCTACATGTTAGATTAAATCCTTAAACAtttagattatatatatatctgaTGTAGTCTTCTTGATACCTAGTAGATGATAATTTGTACACCGCCATTGGTACTTAGCATGATGGTAATTATTATATGGAGCTTCGTATGGTTATGAAACTTCATACTAATATATTTTACTACTATTAGACTTGTAAATTGTCAGGCTATCAAATAGTAGTTCTTTAACACTTCATtgtttttccaaattttttatatctcttcaaactTTCGGTCTTTAAGCTCAAAAATACAGAACACATTTTATTGATTTCAAATGATGCATTATTCTTCAAGGCTGTGTCATATTTGTTTCATTcgctaattttatttttttttattctccatAATGTTTTCATCCTCTTTTCTTATTCTTCAGCCAAAATACTGAAAACCAAATTTAAACTAGTTTAAACCAAAACTTGGAAAAAGTGAACAAAACCACAACCAAAATCAAGGTTTCAAACTTTGCTGATGATAACTTCATGAGATTTAGAGACTACAAATTTAGCCAGCAATGCGACCCCTAAGTCAATaatattggcctaccttgtgcACATATGCATATAACAAATACAAGAAATCATGTCTATGACACAAGTTTGTGATGTGCCAGTCAAACACTGTGACATGGAAATGCATGAGCAAACATTTATTATTTGGACGTTCTATCGACTTGTGATAACTGCACTTGTACAAATGATGTATAGAATACCTACCTACCCGGCAGCATAATGGAATATATAGCAGATTGATTGCAATAGGACGCATTACATTTTAAACTTCACTAAAGGACACTACCATTCAATAGTATAATAGTTCACCGAACCATTTTCTACGAAACATGATTTCAAACTGATCAGTGCAGCTTCTCATCTTGTTAAAATCAACAGGTTCCCATGCATGGCCATCTCATATTCAAGCTATCCCTATTTGAGAAATTTTGTATGAGAAATAGTATCATCAGTTTCATTGGTTAATTTCAAAGAGAGAAGTTTTGACAGTGCAGAACTCGATGAATTCTGCTATTTTGGGACAAAACACATTCAGGGTGGCCAAGATGGATGGTAAACTGAACTTGAACTCCATGATGGATATTCATCAATAAATTCATCAAGTTGTACACTGTCATGACACTTATCTTCTGCATGAAAGGAGGAAATGAAAACATTTCATGGGATGATAATTTCAATAGGGTTTAAACTTGATctggtgatttttttttaaaaaaaatctgataCATGTTGCTTACCCAATCTACCAAGCACCCTCTGTCTTTGCAAAACGGAGGTCTCCCGCTTATTAGCTCTAGCAGCAGTACTCCAAAAGCAAATGTATTTCCCTGGACATCCATATGCCGTCTCTCTAAGGAAATCATAGGTCCATGAAAAGGCCCTCCATTAATGATGTAACCAGAGTCTGCTCTTGAATATGGAAGCATTATTTTCCACCTTTCAAAATCAACCAACTGCACAGATGAAGGTAGAGttaagattatttctttccaTGATTAATATTCAAAAAGTTTCTTTCCACAATGCATGAAAGGAAATGAAAGTAGATAAACAACAGTGAAGTATGACAATAACATCCAACATAATAAAGTATAGGAATGGCCACAATGCAAGGAACTGATCAGTTCTCTACGACCTCGTTACCAGCTATCATTCATGTAGATGACAGTAAATAGTCTGATGGAATTTAATTTCAAGCAAAGAATTGTATTGCTGTTGATGATAGAAAAACTGGAAGTAGATGAACTGCAAGTAAATCTTTCTATCTACATTGGTTCACAAGAATATTGTCCTAACAGTCTCAATGAACTTAATGTTGATTAGATGTAAAGCCACCAATAAAATAAGGTTAGATCCTTTATAAGTTGGATTCTATTGGAAACCCAATCAAACTTTTTTGGTAGTTTAGCATTCATATGTCAAGTTTTCTTCCAAATGTGTAGACAAGGGTAGACAGCATACATGCACAATTGTTCAAGTTAGCCAGGTGCTGAGCAAGACAGAAAAAGCCACAGCCCATAAGAAATACGATTCttgtaaaagaaaaacaaatcaaaaaataaaaaatgaaaaagaaaatgactctTAAATGCCATCCTGTCTATGTGATACAAGTTTAAGTTGATCAGGTTGATCAAAgcagggaaaaagaaaatgaagaaaaaggaaggggaAGTCATGGTTGCAGATGTTCAGAACCTGCTCAAGCACAAACAAGTACAATGCCAGAACAAATCATTTAGAATAATGACTGTTTCAAGTCCAAACATTCAACCAACTTGAACTCAAGCCAGTATTGGCCTTATGCCAGAACAAAATTCTTTAGAATATGAGTGTTTTTGGTTCAGACATTAAGAACCAACTCAAGTCCAAGCCAGTATTGGCTTATGCCAGACCAAATCCTTCAGAATAATGGCTGATTCAGGTCCAAGTTCTAGATGCTGATCCAGATCTTTTAAGATGAGAAGCATACCAAATATGGACCAGCCTATTAGCATGCATGCACTTATACTgatcttttattttctaaacCATGACAGATTAAACCAGCAACTGCATCTAACAATCTCCGACATGCCAGACATGATAGATACCTTTGGAGAGAAATCTTCAGTCAGATAAACTGCACTGGAGGTTAACTCAGACATTGTGAATGGAGGCTGCAATTCAGTATGTAGATATTTTAGTCCATGAGCAATACCTACAGCAATTTTCATTCGTCTGAACCAGGATAGCTGGCATCCATCACCATCTACAACAAAAGTGCATATTAGATTCATGAGCTCCTATAGCATGTCAAAATAAGCAATCCCCTCAAcaagaaataaaatattattctgACTCACAGTGCAGGTGCTCATACAGTGTCCCATTTGATGCATATTCAAAAACAAGCATCCTTGAAAATGGCTCACTCTCTTTGCAGTAGCCTAGCAACTTTGCTGTGTTTTCATGATTTAACCTAGACAGATCTGCCACCTGAAGCACATACAGTGTCTATTTAACATTCTTAAGTTATGTGGGTCCCTGGAATTCAGAACAGAATTTGGTGGACAAATTACCTCATTCTGAAAGTAAAGCTCAAGGTAACTTGTCCAGTGATCTTCTGAAATACTAAGTGATATAACAGCAATTTCAGGCCCATCCTTTGCAGTACCTTTGTAAACTACACTATCCGGATATGACCCAATTATGTTGCTGAAATCTTCACAAGCTAGTTCAAGCTCCTGGCGGCTTATTCTTAATACATTTTTCAGTAACTCACCATCTGTATGCAGCAATATCATCAACCAGTGACATAGATCCCATTGTATTAGCATCCAAAATCAGAACTGTCACTAAGTAAAACAATAAACACAATGGTATTGCTTACCAATTGATATTGTTTTCTGGTCCTTCCAGTCTGTGGTTCTTTTCCATGGAAGAATAGCAGACGATTTAGCTTTGCATCTCTTAAAAGCAGCACTAGTACAGGTTATTAGAAAAAGGACCACAAGAGCTCCTGTTATAATTTCCAGAATCAGAAGCCACACTGGTTCCCGtggctttttgttttttttcccctcataGGGACTATTGTTTGTGTCACTGGCAACTTGCTGGCTATTTGCAGAGCTACCTAAAATGAATAGAGAGCACATTTTCATTATAGAATCACATAGAAGAGAGTTTATGCAAGAAATGGAATCTGAGATGCTGTATCATAATGTCAGATTCAAGGTGTACTTTTACTTTATTCAAGACCTCTATTAGCCGTTGCAAATGCTGTCTTCTACAATAAAACTGTTCGGTAGGTGCTTTGTAATTAGCCCCCATGCCAGTTATAATTACATCTGTTCAGGCAACTCAGTAATACAATACTTGCATGAAAGACCCAGCATAACAAGTTTTCCATGTAAAGCTTATCAAATGTTATATGGTCAATATGTAAAACTAAAGCTTAAATAATAAGGAATGAATAAGGCACCAGCTATTATCTCAGCTGGTTGGCGCTCCTATCCTAATGGCTTGCTATTAGGGGAGGTCCAGGGTTCAAACCCCGGTGGTGGGACATTACCATCATATTGCTATGAGCTTGAGGGGCACTAAAACATGGTGCTTTGACATTACAATCTTGATCTATCCATTGCAGACAGTCATTACTTTAGTACCAACTATAGAAATTTTACTGAAACTTGAAACATGCCTCAGGCAATCTTACTATGTGAGCTTCACCACCCAAAGTCTCACATTATATACTATCCGTAAATGTTGGACCATCATATCTATGGGCATCAAAAGTATAGAAATTTTTTGATTGGAAAACACTACTTAGAGTCAAAAGCATCCAACTCCAGACGTAACTACTGCAGTGTCGTGCCACTCTGTAGGCACCGGCAAGCAGAAAAGTGTGTATGTTCGAGTTCCAGGGCCATGTAATTTCATATCTCAAAGTCCAGTTAGCATCACTCTACtatgtttgaaatataaaaGCATTCTATTAGCCTTTGGTGCGCCATTTAAGTTCTGTAGCCATGCTTATGTCCTAATTtttcaagaaaatcaaaacttgtgCACAGATTCATATCAGATTTATGACAATACAGTTATTTAGATAACTTAAGATACGTACCTAGGGTTTGCTGAAGTTTGCTGGACTTCTAAGGTTTGCTAGTCACATGCTTGGAAAGAGTATTAGCACAATTTTGTGGATACGAGGTTTTAAGGggcatatttttgtttttttttaaaaaaaataaagatctaATACAAGAAGTCCCATTTTGGCctttttgtttgcaaggaaaACAGCCTGaaagtaattttttatttttaaaactcAGTTTTCTGTTCCTCATTTGgtaaaataatctaagaaacTTCTCATAAAACCTGGAGAAACTAggcatttcaaattttgcaaaaATCtccagaaaaaaagaagaagaaaggacccATAGAAAAGTGAAATTAGGGTTTGTTGCTTAGAGGTACAACACTATCACCTCCTCCAAGTGTGGGCTTCTCAGCTCTCAccgctcctctctctctctctctctctctctctcactcactcttTCCAGCACCCATATCCCCACCTAACCCACCCTAATCTCAACCCTCATGACATTTCCCCTAAATCCTTCCTCCATGCCCATTGCCCTCCAAACCTCTTATCTACTTTACCACTCACATCACCAAATTGACAGCCAGCACTGTATCACCAACTCTTGtcatccaccaccaccaccacccaatCCCCAACCCTTCACACATCTACCACCACCTCAACTAGCACAACCGCATCTCCTATGCTTCTTGTTCTCCACCCCGCCACCATTACCCTACCCCAACACCTATCCCTCACCTACCAACTCTCTCAGCCACCTAACTCTCAACCTGAATAATGTTAAGCCATGCCAAAATCCATCAGTCTATGCCTCCAACCACCCCttccccccaccccccacccccccacccccacACACACCCAAAACGGGGCACCTGGGAATATTGTTTCCTTTACAAAGTTGGGGACTTTAACAACATTATCTGATTGCCCTATTGGCCTATGCACAGCCTTTGCTAAAATTCAAAATCGAAAATTAGATGTTACAGGAACAAAATTGAATTATCATGAAACCAAAAggccttttttttcttaatcaaGTATGTAATACTGACAAGACCTCCATTGTAATAATAAGGGTGACTCAAAAAAATCCTTAATTGGTTAAAAACCATAATGGCGAACAGCAAATCCCACATGACACTATCCATGTACTTGGTAATCAATAATTGATTATGTTTGTGAGCTATAGGACAACCAAAAATTGAGTTATTGATCACAATATTTGCTGTTCAGGCAAGATTATTGAGAGGTAGTTAGGAATGTATTGAAAGCTATTGTCTCCTTAAAAGGCTCTCATGCAAACCCTAAAACTTATCTATgctagataaaataaaatatgatgCCCAAATTGGTGAATAGCTAATTTTTATTATCTACAGGCAATGTATGAAGACTAAACTCCAGTTTTGGTTTCACTTCAACTAATAGACTTTTAGTTCAGTGCTTACGGTTGGAGCTTTAAATTTTcagcaagaaaataaataagttttataaataagaaatattaaaaataaaatattagatataaaaatattagaaataaaacataaaatgaaaattaatacaagtcAATAAAATATGTTAGGCATTATTTTGGAGTATATTGTTTTTGGACTGTAACCAGACAAGATATCAAAGAATGAAAAATGAATTAGTTAAAGCCCATGATTCATGTCATAACAGCTATCATACAATTGTTTGATGGAAAACTACTGATACCAACctaaagaaataagaaaaattaacatatccatatttatcATCTAGAAAACATTATTTGTCCACAAAATATATCTGAGAGGAATACACTTTGGTTTCTGGAACTTGAAAGCTAAAGAGGAGATTTTAGCTAAAACCTTAAGTCAAACCTCAAATCTCACAAACTCTTTATCCATTAGGGCCAAAATACACTaaaacctttttctttctcttctaaaAAATCTCCTCTGGCCCCAACCCCCTCTTCACACATAAacacatgagagagagagagaaagagttctcaaaggttactaaaaaaaatagatatggaaATCCTTTTAATTTTCACAATACATGAAAAATATAAGTGTAAGGTCAACAAAAGGCATTCTAAATTTAGGGAAAAgaataaacaaacaaaaaaaccaACAAACTgcccatattttttattttttaaagttaGACCTTCAAAATTAACCTCGTTTTTGTAGTAGTGTCAGGCAACTGAAgagcttcatttttatttttggagtTCCAGCTAGAACTCAAACCTATGGCTACAGGAAAACGACACTTTAGCATGTCAggaattcttaattaaactgTTATGGTCTTTCCAAACACATATGCCTACCACAATATGAGTGACATTGTTGGTAGATGGTTGATTATCATAGACCTCCTTAGAATGTCACGGGATGTCACGGGCCTCATGGCTGCCATAACATTTTTCCTTCATTTCTCTAATGCATAGACTGTTTGGGGAGATTTGCAAATGAACGTCATTTCTATGTAGTGCCCCAGTAAAACAAAATGATTCTAGAGTTCTAGTTCACAGTTTCATGGCTGATGTGTACAACACGTTCCATTCTATTATGCACAACAAAAGGATGCATGCAAAATGTAGTAAAATAATTTCTAGTTGATGGTAAATGCAAATTACAGCCTACATCATTTTTCCATTTTGTGGCATACAATACCactagaaaattttcagcatacaAAATCTGACCAAAAGCTAAAAGGAAGTTTACAACCTTGAACACTCTTCCTTATGAACCTTCATAGAACATGCTTTTGGAGTGCTGAACCAATGTTTTAGATTGTTAACTTTCCACTAGCATTTCTTTTACCTGACTAAGATGGCATAGTTCTTGTGTGATGCACATTGAACAATCTTATAATGAGGGTGTCATCTAAAGATTATGCCATTAGAGCTGCAAAAAGGCAGCATGTTACTTGTCAGATCTTACCATACACCagcaagaaaataaagtaaAGAGATCAAATAGGAAATCAGAAGGGAGAAAATCAAATTTTGCCTCACAAGCCACAACAATTTATTTTGGTAGGATGTGTATTTATGGTAGTTGTACCTCTGTTATTTAGTCACACAAGAACAATGCATGTACTAGACTATAACTTTTACAATTCTATGGTTTTATTAGAATAATGAAATCCGTGCAATGTATTTGAGCTTTGTGCTAACATTATTTAATGGTTTTATCTTAACTGACCCATTAATGTCTTCCTCCTTTTTACTTTGGcttggaattttaaaaattgtaTGTTTGGTTACATATCATGTAAGAAGAATGCATGTTGTTAACTATATAGTTAAGTAGTTTACGTTACTATGATCAAGGTCTTTATAGATTAACAGCAAGATGTAATACCTTAACAAGGCCTTGATTTCATGTATGAGATGATTTTTTGAGGCATTGATGAGATGATAGGTTCCCTTTCCCATGTGTAATGGATGCTGCTTAAGTTAGAATGAGATGTCTGATGTAATATAAAATACCCAAGATGGATAAGGCATTGCACGAAGCTTAGTCAAGGATTAAATGCAATGCCGGTTGACATGGCTTATGACATACCATGCCAGGACTAGACCAGCACATGGCGTGGATGCATGCTGGTGCATACATGCTCATGCATGCTAAGCACTAGCAAAACACAACATCAGCATGCAACATTTAAAACCATGAATTCAATCCTTAAGGCAATTGAGGCAGGATTTGGCTTCTGGTTTCTTTCTCCTTAGATCAGTTAAAAGACACAAAACTAGGGGCAAGATTTCTACAGTAGTAACTTGGCATCAGCACTTGTGTCTGCTATTAATATTGATAGACTGATACCTGACAGCATGTCTAGTTGAGATCACACTGTTGGGATAACTGTGTTCTCATGATCTGTTCTATTCTGCATTACCCCTATCGGAAGGACCCATGTATTTTAGTATCGGTCATTATCACTTTCATAACCACTTATAGACAAGATTTATGAAGGAAAAAGGGATTTGAAATAAATGGAAGATATGCAGGAATGGAAGCATTGAACAGTAAAAATATGGGAAAAGAGTGCAAGACAAGAATAAAATGGATGATGATATGGAAAATGAAATAACCTAGGTTGGAAAAAAATGATGGTTAAGTCAAGTGCCAATTTAAGTATATCAACGTGAGTGATACCAAGGTTTTTAAAACCCGACATGCTAGTATCTTGGTCAGTGCCCAATACCAAGTTCAACCGAGATATCTGTTTCTCTGGGCTGAGATGAAAAGTCCAGCAAAAATTCAATAACCGAGATGTTCTGGAATCTCCATTGATATTTTACCACTTAAATACCAGAAGATGGGCCAATATAGTAAAAGCAAGATCGATTATCATACTAGCTAGATTAGTTAATTTAAGTTAGGAATCCCTATTTCTCTTCGGACTATCTCTAATCTCCTCTTCTATTCCCTTTCCCCAACCTATCCCTTCACCACTGATCAGGCTGCCCCACCATCGATGCCCACCAGCCTGACCATCAGCTTCAGAACTGATCTGATAAATGTTTGGCCTTCTGTTGGGTTATCAAATTATCACCCTCTAGACTACCTTCTCAGTCCACCACTGGTAATCGCTTCTTTGCCTCCTGTCGCTCCGCTGTTCCTTTCCTTTCTCTTATCTTCTCCCTATATCTCTCTAAATCCCTTTTTTCTTCCCTATCTTGTTactcttttccttccttttcccATCCCCACACATCATCCCTGCTTCGCCACCCTCAATTATTCCAACAACTGTCATCATCGTCCCAGCACAGATCCCTAATGTCTAAATTAATGATTATTATCCAAAACTAGTAAAGAAACTATGAACATACAATGTTAAATAGTTAATAAAAGATGAGAAAATATCTGCCAATATGTGTATATTATATCGGCCATTATCTCGGGTTATATCAGTTCATATTTACCGAGATAATAAGGTCCGAGATTTTACATATATTGATATAAACAGAGATCTTGACCAAGATGAGAACCTTGAGTAATACAGGTAATGTTTGTAAATTTGCAAAAAGATTCACATATAAAATGAGTGATTTCACAACAAGATGAACCATTTAGAGTCTAAAAGCAGGGATCTCTGCctgtattttggaaaaaaatatttaaaaaaaagtactTTGTGAAACTTctcccaaaaaaagaaaaaataaaagaaaagaataaaataaaaggaaagaaggaaagagctTTATGAAGGGGTGTAGCCTACATTGTTGAGCAGAGCGTTGTGAGACGGAGTGTTCAACTTGGAGGCAGTTTCCTTGGAAGCTTGTTCTGTGAAAAATAAAGCAAATCAAGTTCAGCTAGGACAAATTGACTGAATGGTATTAACAGAAAACTTTGTACCTGGGAAGATACTTCAAGCATAAGGGTATGTTCCCAACAAAAAAGTTGTTTGAGAAGTCTCCAACTTCTAACCGATGCAATCCGCATAAGCCAGTGCCATTAGTGTGGGAGGCAGACCTGAATTAGGAAAAGAACACAAAGCATTTAATCCTAGGTGAAAATAaatgccaaataatatctttctttAATAATATCCAAGATAGTAAATTTAAATGCAAAACATTATCCAACATTTTGAAATAAAGAAAGCCATCTTCCTTAATATAACATTGCAACATAATCTGCAACAAGCATCTTATTGAAATTTTCCTGTGAAAAGGGTTCCATATTCCattaaagaaaacttttaaaagaaATTTGCAAGACTTTCTTAAACATATTAGTTTATATAATATCATACTTATGATACACATTGCAGGCCTCATTATCATGATCGAGCACCCTACTGTCATTGGGAATATATGcaatgatgaatagaaaatataAGTGTTCCACAATGATGCACTGACTATTTAAACCACCAGACATGATCATTAAGTGGAAGTAACAACAAAATGTTTTCTCTTATCTGCCTTTCTTTTGACTTCAGTAATAACAAAGGTGGTCAATTGCTCCTATTTGCATATTTACAGTGAACGGTCTCATAAGCAGAACAATTGCTAGACCTATATTTGCACACCTCCATATCCTTTAGGAAACTTCTTGTTGTTGTGGTGCCTTGTCATACCCCTTGTATGTTCCGCAGAGAAGTAATAGATCAGACAACAATCACAGCAATCCAGAAATCTGCCTCTAGTAACTTTTTAATATCTTGTTCGTAAACACCATTATAGACAGGGCTTCTTAGTTTGTTTTctgttaaaatttgaaaaaattatGAAGGTTCTATAAGATATGATAAAAAATAGTGAATAAGCTAGAGAATATTTGACAAGATATGATGGATATTTTAGGCTAATTCATTATCAGAAATAATTGATTGTAATGGGTGGTATAAACTAGATTTGCTGACATGTGTACGTAATCaaccacctccaagggataaaTCTATCCTACTAGGATTCCATTTTTTTCAGCTGTTCAACCTCTATAAATAGAGAATTGCAAGGGTAATGATCATGCCAAGCAGGCTTCTCTTTCTCTTGTTTACTCTTACCTGATCTTTGACCTCTCTTACCCACTGCAAAGGTCCTAGGCTATCACACAGTTGTATCATTATGATTTCCACTGGTTGTAAATGGTGATCATGGCCCTCTCTCCAATCAATGCGCAAGCTGGCCTTTAAGGGAGGTTTGTTTTTCATGCTTGTTATCCAACTGAACTAGGAATATATCTTTTTCCATCAAAGTTTCAGATGCCTCTTTCTTTCAAAATAAGCATGAGTATTAGTGTGTAAATTGCAGATTTTGGTGCATATAAACCTGGCATGGTTTGACAAATCAACAGCATGCAAGTCTTCACTGATTTTAAGTGATCCTGCTCTCCTAGCTGATGTTGGATAAACTGTCATTATCACTGCCAGTTTTCCATGACAGTCTCCCCGTTATGAGCATCATTCTCAATCATAATAAGCATTTAAGTCCATTGCATCCCCATAAATGTTCAAGCCTGTCGGTTGTCCAAGAGGCCACTTTCAAAGTTTTGAAGTTTTGACACTTCAACTATCACAAGCACATAACTACTTATCTCTGTTATCTCATAAAAGTAGATGAGTTTGCAGACATTAAAAGATTTTATtgctatcctttttttttggttctacttATTTCATTATGGTCTGTAGCTaaggaggtctttggcttcCATTGTTTGAGAAGAATTTTGGCTTCATCAAATACATTTCTCCAAAAAACGTTGACATGCTTATCAGTAACCCTCATAACCAATTTTTGTAGGGCATTAAGAAATCTAACTTTGCTGCTATCTCCACCTATATCCCTCACAAAATTCACAAACATTTCAAGGATAAATAGACATAGCAATCATGCAAAACTAATAAAGGAATCTTATAAGATAAAGTCAGAATATTTTCACTATATTGTGGTGCTAACTCTCTTAATTTGTAAAAATTAATTGCTTGGGCAATTGAGTTGGAGTATCATCAATTTCATGTGGTCCAATTCCAGCCTTAGGTTGTAAATCGAAACATAACAgaacaaatataaaaaatattagaatatgagTAAGCATCACTTACTTATTTAaattgctgcttccaagaatgTCTCCATTAAGCTTGTTTCTATCTAACCATAGCTCAACAAGCCTCACCAGCTTACCAAGCTCGGGGGGCAAAGTACC is drawn from Phoenix dactylifera cultivar Barhee BC4 unplaced genomic scaffold, palm_55x_up_171113_PBpolish2nd_filt_p 000274F, whole genome shotgun sequence and contains these coding sequences:
- the LOC103724369 gene encoding probable LRR receptor-like serine/threonine-protein kinase At1g63430: MMRFPAFLLLLLLSFDSKSLFVPSESVTDDEISALQAFKMAVYDDPLSRLSDWNIQNGNPCGWFGISCSDSRVVALNLSNSSLTGFITPQLGSLNSLQKLILSNNSFHGLIPKQLSMLKSLTELDLSFNHLSGPIPPEIGKLTRIVKINIRSNGLIGTLPPELGKLVRLVELWLDRNKLNGDILGSSNLNKSASHTNGTGLCGLHRLEVGDFSNNFFVGNIPLCLKYLPRTSFQGNCLQVEHSVSQRSAQQCSSANSQQVASDTNNSPYEGKKNKKPREPVWLLILEIITGALVVLFLITCTSAAFKRCKAKSSAILPWKRTTDWKDQKTISIDGELLKNVLRISRQELELACEDFSNIIGSYPDSVVYKGTAKDGPEIAVISLSISEDHWTSYLELYFQNEVADLSRLNHENTAKLLGYCKESEPFSRMLVFEYASNGTLYEHLHYGDGCQLSWFRRMKIAVGIAHGLKYLHTELQPPFTMSELTSSAVYLTEDFSPKLVDFERWKIMLPYSRADSGYIINGGPFHGPMISLERRHMDVQGNTFAFGVLLLELISGRPPFCKDRGCLVDWAREYLENPEERGKLVDPDLKNVKPDDLSIICSVVNLCLEREPFKRPSMQIITAMLEDGIDTSATALLKESPLVWAELALSS